A part of Terriglobus roseus genomic DNA contains:
- a CDS encoding carboxymuconolactone decarboxylase family protein, with translation MAEYQSPEDMRYAKKLIEGAPAEAEAFFKLKAVTERSDGVIPAKYRELIALAVALTTQCAYCLDSHTRNAAKAGATREEIAETVFMAAALRAGGAVGHGLLTMKLFEDAVGKLEHDPAALDRAPWE, from the coding sequence ATGGCGGAGTATCAAAGCCCGGAAGACATGCGTTATGCGAAGAAGCTGATTGAGGGAGCACCAGCAGAAGCTGAAGCTTTCTTCAAATTGAAGGCCGTTACGGAGCGCAGCGATGGCGTGATTCCGGCGAAGTATCGCGAGTTGATTGCGCTTGCGGTGGCGCTTACGACGCAATGCGCTTACTGCCTGGATTCGCATACGCGCAATGCGGCAAAGGCTGGCGCAACGCGCGAAGAGATTGCCGAGACCGTATTTATGGCAGCAGCATTACGCGCAGGCGGAGCCGTGGGGCATGGCCTGTTGACGATGAAGTTGTTTGAGGATGCGGTAGGAAAGCTGGAGCACGATCCAGCAGCACTGGACCGCGCTCCTTGGGAATAG
- a CDS encoding DUF779 domain-containing protein: MATATLPEQVTATAEALKLIDELQGQHGPIMFYQSGGCCEGSAPMCFPVGEFRIGSRDKKVGEIGGAEFFISPQQFEYWKHTQIIIDVVPGFGAAFSLEGPGGLQFHTRSRVFTDEEIHALRDAGKI, translated from the coding sequence ATGGCCACTGCTACATTGCCGGAACAGGTAACCGCCACGGCTGAAGCCCTGAAGCTCATCGATGAGCTTCAGGGCCAGCATGGCCCCATCATGTTTTATCAATCGGGTGGATGCTGTGAAGGCAGCGCGCCCATGTGCTTTCCCGTCGGCGAGTTCCGCATTGGCTCGCGCGATAAGAAGGTCGGCGAAATCGGTGGCGCAGAATTCTTCATCTCACCGCAGCAGTTTGAATACTGGAAACACACGCAGATCATCATCGACGTGGTGCCCGGATTCGGCGCGGCGTTTTCACTTGAAGGACCCGGTGGTTTGCAGTTCCACACACGCTCCCGCGTCTTCACCGATGAAGAGATTCACGCGTTGCGCGACGCAGGAAAAATCTAG
- a CDS encoding aldehyde dehydrogenase family protein: MATAEVTLDPTHSGATPVPFRKRYGNYIGGAWVEPVEGQYFENITPVTGKVLCEVPRSGAKDVEKALDAAHKAKAAWGRTSVTERSNLLIRIAQVIEENSDLLAAAETWDNGKPLRETTAADVPLSADHFRYFAGAIRAQQGGISEIDHDTVAYHFHEPLGVVGQIIPWNFPLLMAAWKLAPALAAGNCVVLKPAEQTPVSILIQMELIGDILPAGVLNVVNGFGREVGKELATNPRINKVAFTGSTVTGRMIMQYASENIIPLTLELGGKSPNIFFEDVMDADEDYIDKAIEGMVLFAFNQGEVCTCPSRALIHEKIYDKFMERAIKRVAAIKQANPFDPSTQVGAQASKQQYEKILSYLDLGRKEGAELLVGGNAAKLEGDLAGGYYIQPTVFKGNNKMRIFQEEIFGPVLSVTTFKNDDEALEIANDTLYGLGAGVWTRDINRAYRFGRNIEAGRVWTNCYHMYPAHAAFGGYKQSGIGRENHLMMLNHYQQTKNQLISYSTKALGLF; encoded by the coding sequence GGCGGCGCATGGGTAGAGCCCGTTGAGGGGCAATACTTTGAAAACATCACGCCGGTCACCGGCAAAGTCCTGTGCGAAGTGCCGCGTTCCGGTGCAAAAGACGTAGAGAAGGCGCTTGATGCCGCCCACAAGGCAAAGGCCGCATGGGGCAGAACATCCGTAACGGAACGCTCCAATCTGCTCATCCGCATCGCACAGGTCATTGAAGAAAATTCAGACCTGCTTGCCGCAGCGGAAACATGGGACAACGGTAAGCCCCTCCGCGAAACCACCGCTGCCGACGTGCCGCTCAGCGCCGACCACTTCCGTTATTTCGCGGGCGCCATCCGTGCGCAGCAGGGCGGCATCTCTGAGATCGATCACGATACCGTCGCGTATCACTTCCACGAACCGCTCGGCGTTGTAGGCCAGATCATCCCATGGAACTTCCCGCTGCTGATGGCCGCATGGAAACTGGCTCCGGCGCTCGCTGCAGGTAATTGCGTCGTACTCAAGCCCGCAGAACAAACGCCCGTTTCCATCCTCATTCAGATGGAACTCATTGGCGACATCCTGCCCGCCGGCGTGCTCAACGTGGTGAATGGCTTCGGTCGCGAAGTGGGCAAGGAACTCGCCACCAACCCGCGTATCAACAAAGTTGCATTCACAGGATCAACGGTCACCGGCCGCATGATCATGCAGTACGCATCGGAAAACATCATCCCGCTCACGCTGGAACTCGGTGGCAAATCGCCCAACATCTTCTTTGAAGATGTGATGGATGCCGATGAGGACTACATCGACAAGGCGATTGAAGGCATGGTGCTCTTCGCCTTCAATCAGGGCGAAGTCTGCACCTGCCCATCGCGCGCACTCATCCACGAAAAAATCTATGACAAGTTCATGGAGCGTGCTATCAAGCGTGTTGCTGCGATTAAGCAGGCCAACCCGTTCGATCCTTCCACGCAGGTGGGCGCACAGGCATCGAAGCAGCAGTACGAAAAGATCCTCTCCTACCTCGACCTCGGTCGCAAGGAAGGTGCGGAGCTTCTCGTCGGTGGCAACGCAGCCAAGCTCGAAGGTGATCTCGCTGGCGGTTACTACATCCAACCGACAGTCTTCAAGGGCAACAACAAGATGCGCATCTTCCAGGAGGAAATCTTCGGACCTGTGCTATCCGTGACCACCTTCAAGAACGATGACGAAGCTCTTGAGATTGCGAACGACACGCTCTATGGCTTGGGCGCAGGCGTGTGGACGCGCGACATCAATCGCGCCTACCGCTTTGGTCGCAACATTGAAGCAGGCCGTGTCTGGACCAACTGCTATCACATGTATCCCGCACACGCAGCCTTCGGCGGATACAAGCAGAGCGGCATCGGACGCGAGAACCACCTGATGATGTTGAACCACTATCAGCAGACGAAGAACCAACTCATCAGCTACAGCACCAAGGCACTGGGATTGTTCTAA